The following are encoded in a window of Narcine bancroftii isolate sNarBan1 chromosome 2, sNarBan1.hap1, whole genome shotgun sequence genomic DNA:
- the LOC138752213 gene encoding GPI mannosyltransferase 1-like, whose translation MVTRVPLYHEMGTGGTCRVIALFVAGLCIRVTLILYGLHQDCSMQVKYTDVDCQVFTDAARFVSQGASPYRRTTYHYTPLIAWMLRPNIYLTELFGKFIFVVCDVFAAHLIHKILCLQGLDSQRACWYCSFWLFNPLPMAVSSRGNAEAVLAMLDLSTLLHLKCKQIVKTALFYGLSVHLKIYPVTYALPMILSLQTDQQATGNDTQTRTNKDHGKKGIGHLSHMKHWVVFIVRLLNKEVQMFIFVAGLEFLTLGVLFYYSYGWEFLEQTYLYHLTPTRGVQTPSLNALISVGPLPSQYRL comes from the coding sequence ATGGTGACAAGGGTCCCGCTCTACCACGAAATGGGCACGGGCGGAACCTGTAGGGTCATTGCTCTGTTCGTAGCTGGGCTCTGTATTCGTGTCACCCTCATCCTTTACGGGCTGCATCAGGACTGTTCCATGCAAGTTAAATACACAGATGTGGATTGCCAagttttcacagatgctgccagatttGTCTCTCAGGGGGCATCTCCATACAGAAGAACGACCTATCATTACACACCATTGATTGCATGGATGCTGAGGCCCAACATTTATCTTACAGAACTGTTTGGGAAATTTATTTTCGTTGTTTGTGATGTCTTTGCAGCTCATCTCATACACAAGATTCTATGCCTCCAAGGACTGGATAGTCAGCGTGCATGCTGGTACTGTAGCTTTTGGCTCTTCAACCCCCTGCCAATGGCTGTTTCAAGTAGAGGGAACGCAGAAGCTGTTCTTGCGATGTTGGACCTGAGTACTTTGCTCCACCTAAAGTGCAAGCAGATTGTGAAGACTGCACTGTTTTATGGGCTTTCTGTACATTTGAAGATTTACCCAGTGACCTATGCATTGCCCATGATCCTATCACTTCAGACTGATCAGCAAGCAACAGGGAATGATACCCAAACTAGAACCAACAAAGACCATGGTAAAAAAGGCATCGGTCATCTCAGTCATATGAAGCATTGGGTGGTTTTTATTGTTAGACTGCTTAATAAGGAGGTGCAAATGTTCATCTTTGTTGCTGGCCTCGAATTTCTTACCCTTGGAGTACTCTTCTATTACAGCTATGGTTGGGAATTTCTGGAGCAGACGTATCTCTACCATCTAACTCCCACCCGTGGGGTCCAAACACCCAGTTTGAATGCTCTCATCTCAGTAGGACCGCTGCCATCTCAGTACAGACTTTAA